Below is a window of Halolamina sp. CBA1230 DNA.
TCCTGCGCCGCCGGCGCCGGTTCGTCGACCGCCTCGCGACGTTTCTGGTCGCGGTCGTCGCCACGCTGCTGCTCTCGCCGGCGTCGAACTCGGTGTACGTGGTGTACGTCTACGTCCCCGTGCTCTGCCTGCTGTATCTCACTCCCGACGACCGGAGCCGGCTCCCGCTGGCCGCCGGCACCGTCGCCATCGGCGTCCCGCTCCAGCCGGCCCAGATCGGCGCCGTCCTCGCCGTCCTCGGCGCCCCCGAGCCGGTCCACGCGGCGGTGCTCGGTGCCTCCCGGAGCGTGCTGACGGTGGTCTCGACCCCGCTACTGGGGCTGCTCGTCGTGCTCGCGTGGTGTACGTTCCACGCGACGCGCTACGGGGACGAGCGAGCCGAGCGCGCCCGCCCCGGCGGGGCCGCGACACAGCGCAAATGACTTTCCCGCTGCCCGCCCACCTCCGAGCATGACCACCCACGCCGACCGGGAGTGGCGGCTGATCCGCGAGGAAGCCCGCCCCGGCCCGCTACAGATGGCGCTCGACGAGGTGGCCGCCGAGACGGCCGCTGCCGGGGGGCCACGAACGGTTCGCGTCTACCGCTGGGCACCCTCCTGTCTCTCGATGGGGTACGGGCAGGCCGTCGAGACGGTGGACTGGGAGCACTGCGAGTCGGCGGGGATCGACGTGACCCGCCGGCAGACCGGCGGCGGCGGCATCTACCACGACAACGAGGGCGACGTGGCCTACTCCATCGCCGCGCCCGCCGACGAACTCCCGGGCGAGCTCGTCGAGAGCTACCACGAGCTCTGTCCGCCGATCCTCGACGGGTTCTCGCGGCTTGGCGTCGACGCCGACTTCGTCGACGAGGAGCGCCCGCCGATCTACGAGCCGGCCTGCTACCTCCGGGGGCTCCAC
It encodes the following:
- a CDS encoding biotin/lipoate A/B protein ligase family protein, whose amino-acid sequence is MTTHADREWRLIREEARPGPLQMALDEVAAETAAAGGPRTVRVYRWAPSCLSMGYGQAVETVDWEHCESAGIDVTRRQTGGGGIYHDNEGDVAYSIAAPADELPGELVESYHELCPPILDGFSRLGVDADFVDEERPPIYEPACYLRGLHPAHDVVSDGGAGRKLAGNAQYRRKDAVIQHGSITYDARPEDHLAVFSDPEVTPEQFAERVAGITDLVDASREETVDAFETALQEWADAEEGEWTDEELERGREIAAEKYEHDAWVRERAAER